From Coraliomargarita parva, one genomic window encodes:
- a CDS encoding glycosyl hydrolase family 28-related protein, whose translation MQKLQHFSASLLSLLLAACGNSVKTTTPAETTQPAVENVYRLNVQDLGALGDGKHDDAAAFESALNQLRAIEGPKELIVPTGTYYLKPTEGSSAHISITKQKDLTLKAGKGTLFVMGSPFHDGVYVGQSENVNLESFAIDYQPLPFTQGTIVEADPKSHAYVLEIDEGYPLVSDPQIDADHTKNILYIYKDDTTIKDNSFYDQYIVKMEQLGDHRAKLKSRNPVTDAFVGKRAVLVGRRKANAVTYDKSKGGTLYQISVHASPALAYLLRSSSNITLRECNIIQKPGTNRILSSIADGLHVKWGHIGPKVYDCHFEGMGDDSMNVGGTYQRIYDQPDPRTLIVEAHGSLATGKNIKWVVYETGEVIDLPECSGLRTMRYNGKAAMQLSFSEDLKRIGPMLKNTDFDHCDLVINYDQVAMNPIIKGNFFGRHRMRGIMLHAPGAIVEDNHFENLNGGINVGHHYHGRKEGPNGAGAIIRNNSFSYVQSVNISLNDSGPPAATEARRSSIKDIEITGNQFDNYGEPTAHSGRDFGSVISVNTADNVLVKDNVIGVPNPKAPSDVARIKIGEAMNVKLENNMFSATALQNGTEYGFSEEADMTSIEKDD comes from the coding sequence ATGCAAAAACTACAACACTTCAGTGCCTCACTACTCTCACTCTTACTGGCCGCCTGCGGGAATTCTGTAAAAACGACGACGCCGGCCGAGACGACACAGCCTGCAGTCGAAAACGTCTATCGCCTCAATGTCCAGGACCTGGGCGCATTGGGTGATGGGAAGCACGACGATGCCGCTGCTTTTGAGTCGGCGCTGAATCAGCTACGCGCCATTGAGGGCCCGAAAGAACTGATCGTTCCAACCGGCACCTACTACCTCAAGCCCACAGAGGGATCGAGTGCACACATTTCGATCACCAAGCAAAAGGATCTCACACTCAAGGCCGGCAAAGGCACGCTCTTTGTCATGGGTTCTCCCTTTCATGATGGAGTCTATGTCGGCCAGTCCGAAAATGTAAATTTGGAATCCTTTGCGATCGACTACCAACCGCTCCCCTTTACCCAGGGCACGATTGTGGAAGCGGATCCGAAAAGCCACGCATATGTGTTGGAGATCGACGAGGGCTATCCTCTGGTCAGCGATCCGCAAATCGATGCCGATCACACCAAGAACATTCTCTACATCTACAAAGACGATACCACGATCAAGGATAACAGCTTCTACGACCAGTATATCGTCAAGATGGAACAACTCGGTGACCACCGGGCGAAGCTGAAAAGCCGCAATCCGGTCACGGATGCTTTCGTCGGCAAGCGTGCCGTGCTAGTAGGACGCCGCAAAGCCAATGCGGTCACCTATGATAAGAGCAAAGGTGGAACCTTGTATCAAATTTCCGTGCATGCTTCACCCGCACTCGCCTACTTGCTCCGGTCCTCCAGCAATATCACACTGAGGGAATGCAACATCATCCAAAAGCCCGGCACCAACCGGATCCTCAGTTCCATCGCCGACGGCCTGCATGTCAAATGGGGGCATATCGGCCCGAAGGTCTATGACTGCCACTTCGAAGGCATGGGCGACGATTCCATGAACGTCGGAGGAACGTATCAACGAATCTACGACCAACCGGATCCCCGCACGCTCATCGTCGAAGCACATGGATCGCTGGCCACCGGAAAGAATATCAAATGGGTTGTTTATGAAACCGGTGAGGTCATCGACCTTCCGGAATGCAGCGGCCTGCGCACAATGAGATACAACGGCAAAGCGGCCATGCAGCTCAGCTTTAGCGAGGACTTAAAGCGGATCGGCCCAATGCTCAAAAATACCGATTTCGACCACTGCGACTTGGTCATCAACTACGACCAGGTAGCGATGAACCCGATCATTAAAGGCAACTTCTTCGGGCGCCATCGCATGCGCGGTATTATGCTGCATGCACCAGGTGCCATCGTCGAAGACAACCACTTCGAAAACCTGAATGGCGGGATCAATGTCGGACACCACTACCATGGCCGTAAGGAAGGCCCCAATGGTGCCGGAGCCATCATACGCAACAATAGCTTTTCCTATGTGCAATCGGTCAACATCAGCCTGAATGACTCCGGGCCTCCGGCAGCGACGGAGGCCCGGAGAAGCTCGATCAAGGATATCGAGATCACGGGCAATCAATTCGACAATTATGGCGAACCCACCGCACACAGCGGTAGAGACTTCGGCTCTGTCATTTCAGTCAATACGGCTGACAATGTCCTCGTTAAAGACAACGTCATCGGGGTGCCCAACCCGAAGGCTCCCTCCGATGTCGCTCGCATTAAAATCGGTGAAGCGATGAACGTGAAGCTGGAGAATAACATGTTCTCCGCAACCGCATTACAGAATGGGACGGAATACGGGTTCTCCGAAGAGGCTGATATGACAAGCATCGAAAAAGACGACTGA
- a CDS encoding DUF4886 domain-containing protein, producing MSIKILKISVCLLCSATGSLFAQNILFVGNSFTYKSKSPDASVVSDLNGGKMGGIPAIIHAMASESGVTGFEISMECVGGQTLSWHYAKKRELIDKPWDVVVLQDYSTRTLTTPTSGKGSNVPAFKKAVDDLCSMMRAKNPDAEMILYETWARPNMVKTGTFSNLEAMQSEIRTAYKQAAQDFNAAYAPVGDAFVAAVEAGYADDPSTEAKEGPHSLWAGDHYHQSNYGSFLSAAVFYARIFERDPRELSTGEDSVAAQLNLDPKIAQSLLNLAYQLTQS from the coding sequence ATGTCCATTAAGATTCTGAAAATCAGCGTCTGCCTACTCTGCTCCGCGACAGGCAGTCTCTTTGCACAAAATATCCTCTTTGTAGGTAATAGCTTCACCTACAAATCAAAGAGTCCCGACGCCAGCGTTGTGAGCGACTTGAACGGCGGCAAGATGGGAGGTATCCCCGCGATCATTCACGCCATGGCCAGCGAAAGCGGTGTAACCGGCTTTGAAATCAGTATGGAATGCGTCGGTGGCCAAACACTCTCCTGGCATTATGCGAAGAAGCGCGAGCTCATCGACAAGCCCTGGGATGTTGTCGTGCTTCAGGACTATAGCACCCGCACTCTAACCACACCGACCAGCGGCAAAGGTTCCAATGTCCCTGCCTTCAAGAAAGCAGTCGACGATCTCTGCAGCATGATGCGAGCAAAGAATCCAGACGCTGAGATGATCCTCTACGAAACCTGGGCGCGACCCAACATGGTCAAGACAGGGACCTTTTCGAATCTGGAAGCGATGCAATCGGAAATCCGCACCGCCTACAAGCAGGCCGCCCAGGACTTCAACGCCGCATATGCTCCGGTGGGTGATGCCTTTGTCGCAGCCGTTGAGGCGGGCTACGCGGACGACCCAAGCACCGAGGCAAAAGAGGGCCCTCACTCACTCTGGGCGGGCGACCATTACCATCAAAGCAACTACGGCTCCTTCCTATCCGCTGCGGTTTTCTATGCTAGAATCTTTGAGCGCGACCCCCGGGAACTTTCGACCGGAGAAGACAGTGTTGCTGCCCAGCTAAACTTGGACCCAAAGATCGCGCAGTCACTGCTCAATCTCGCCTACCAGTTAACCCAAAGCTAA
- a CDS encoding PEP-CTERM sorting domain-containing protein, with protein sequence MMKPLPILILSLSTIAGLAGNANAQVLVGPEAFNDLSAWSFDDNGTGFFVGSTFNIQSPPVNADYFGADNSYLNVGATKDSALALYQTFTSSEVVTLSTKLYMEGTTTPGDVTTMVMGIGNASLAGGADQALHLRFYTQTDSVRVANSDNTAFFTFNYDTVYNLQIVLNNSASTVNYGDTSAVASLTADIYLDGTLMADDVNIAHGAYTGGVAGVGEFEFRTFSSVSHSKAVINYDDFSIYQGAIAVPEPGAYALLAGIFGLGFVMLRRRQS encoded by the coding sequence ATGATGAAACCCCTACCTATTCTTATTCTATCCCTATCCACCATTGCAGGCCTTGCCGGCAACGCGAACGCTCAAGTGCTGGTCGGCCCTGAGGCCTTTAACGATCTCAGTGCCTGGAGCTTCGACGACAATGGAACTGGTTTTTTTGTTGGCAGCACTTTCAATATTCAATCGCCCCCAGTTAACGCGGATTACTTTGGGGCTGACAACAGCTACCTGAATGTTGGAGCGACCAAAGACAGTGCCTTGGCACTCTATCAGACATTTACAAGTAGTGAGGTTGTGACTCTGTCGACCAAGCTTTATATGGAAGGCACGACCACGCCGGGGGATGTCACAACCATGGTCATGGGGATCGGTAATGCATCATTGGCCGGAGGGGCAGATCAGGCGTTGCATCTGCGCTTTTATACGCAGACGGATAGCGTAAGGGTCGCTAATTCAGACAATACTGCTTTTTTTACCTTCAATTACGATACAGTTTATAATTTACAGATCGTTTTGAACAACTCGGCGAGCACGGTGAATTACGGAGATACCTCAGCAGTGGCCTCCCTGACGGCTGATATCTATCTGGACGGCACGCTCATGGCCGATGACGTCAACATAGCTCATGGTGCCTACACTGGTGGAGTCGCAGGCGTTGGCGAATTTGAATTCCGAACCTTTTCTAGCGTGTCGCATAGCAAGGCAGTAATCAACTACGACGATTTTTCAATCTATCAGGGAGCGATTGCCGTTCCGGAGCCGGGGGCTTACGCCCTGCTGGCCGGCATTTTCGGGCTTGGTTTTGTGATGCTGCGACGCCGGCAGTCTTGA
- a CDS encoding PEP-CTERM sorting domain-containing protein, translated as MNYLRSTLFFSFVASLAGVSSLQAATLLNDTFENSATVLDDAGDPLDSTWYEVGDSGLTLSVADDSAAGGSNAMFVDMNANQQRVVASFSEFTLSNIGDSITFSGEIRIPNPVGGGFRFGLFSSNGTPITGDNTSESDNDYGYQLNIGTPTLNAIGSSKISKDADDTELIGVSDTDLVTASAGFDDDYAYHSFSLTIEMTGASELTISGSWDGSTNATTTMVTTDTSALITSFDEVMIAFADTVSRDHYVDNITVTAVPEPGTYALISGLFGLAFVVWSKRK; from the coding sequence ATGAATTACCTCCGTTCTACATTATTCTTCAGTTTCGTAGCTTCACTTGCCGGAGTTTCCAGTCTTCAGGCTGCGACTCTGCTCAACGACACGTTCGAGAACTCGGCGACGGTGCTCGACGATGCCGGTGATCCTCTCGATAGCACTTGGTATGAGGTGGGGGATTCGGGACTGACGCTATCGGTGGCAGACGACAGTGCGGCAGGAGGTTCGAATGCGATGTTTGTTGATATGAATGCCAATCAACAACGTGTGGTCGCTTCCTTTTCGGAATTCACGCTTAGCAACATCGGCGATTCGATTACATTTTCCGGTGAGATCCGTATCCCGAATCCAGTTGGAGGCGGATTTCGTTTTGGCCTGTTCAGTAGCAATGGAACCCCGATTACGGGTGATAATACATCGGAATCCGATAATGACTATGGCTACCAATTAAACATCGGCACGCCGACGCTAAACGCGATCGGTTCCTCTAAGATCAGTAAAGATGCCGATGATACGGAATTGATTGGTGTGTCGGATACGGATTTGGTGACTGCCAGCGCGGGGTTCGATGATGATTATGCTTATCATAGCTTTTCATTAACGATCGAAATGACGGGGGCATCCGAGTTGACGATCTCAGGATCTTGGGACGGGAGCACCAATGCCACGACGACTATGGTCACCACGGATACCAGCGCTTTGATTACCAGTTTCGATGAAGTGATGATAGCTTTTGCCGACACGGTTTCCCGGGATCACTACGTTGACAACATCACCGTGACAGCGGTTCCGGAACCGGGCACCTACGCATTGATCAGTGGCTTGTTTGGTCTGGCCTTTGTCGTGTGGAGCAAGCGTAAGTGA
- a CDS encoding right-handed parallel beta-helix repeat-containing protein gives MTRRFKRFMCGLWGYVACLLLPFSLPAAVSITGGDFEADSGQDVADWFDFSSGNGDLHQDENGNPSAIPQDSDGSYWLNLVDSSSFTQATGVYQQIGTHDAGVTRYDVTMEVGMRSDAPFNRAELQLYSGSATGADGTPPSSLGGLTLVDSVLLSQPAGNAPVSASVTVSLDAASVPTGETLWLALASTDDASSGAQQGLFDDISILAFSPTVYEASHYYIDPSGDDGHDGSESAPFATLARGVEEAGPNVTLHVAPGTYAEAITIPSGGTALQPFTIEAQVPGTVVVAATSPALLQSAVDASGYLAENVTVRGIVFRDAGAQTNKAALMPVAGWSVEQCRIEDCGAAIRIDGGLGRVSGIRISDTVIEDCPSGGITGVGDPVSGASGPTGIEIRNSVVRRCHSAGNRQGSEAAGIFLSRAVGAKIQGCVIYDNAGPGLWLADQSDGYTISGNTIFAQHGREWWSGAGIQIEYCGGVSTISDNLLYSNTGPGVALCESNSVSVSGNTMIDNGTCITFRNIYIWNTGTTGFSIANDNKLRDISISGNQFARWRRAAINSWDRSLIRLSDLESREVVIAGNTYDPSDAGDVYFSLLDDLVGDPSELPAVVFASLDDLQGGTGFGLGASDSVVTLPKGTQLFESTHTGLDPQVNGVAETISQRAILGTASVGDTVVLPFQRASLLVDEAGTYIGSLFDLTDHVALRIEAPNATVANALNASLVETAMTAPAFIKAQVSGLTPYDTVILYDSSAGHSIRDNLVTPVLQVATASEDGPTSGVVDFQRQGVGVLPLTLDWSLEGDAVPGVDYVDPGTTLELAGETTELLLTAITNDAVDGDREAVLVLHDGSGYFAGSPSSAMVTIVDRAFEVWRGDAFNYTGSAPVGAGPLDNPDGDAYSNLEEFALCGNPTEVDTNLVRIGQSPSGHLTIEYDSPSDTGGVTITPQLSETLLVGSWSTDAVEILGTIDMGASLRVTAQDVDPIVAHERRFLRVSIAE, from the coding sequence ATGACACGGCGCTTTAAACGATTCATGTGTGGCTTGTGGGGCTATGTTGCCTGCCTGTTGCTACCATTCAGCTTACCGGCTGCCGTGAGCATTACCGGTGGTGATTTCGAAGCTGATTCGGGGCAGGATGTGGCTGATTGGTTCGACTTTTCTTCGGGAAACGGCGATCTGCATCAGGACGAAAACGGCAACCCGTCGGCGATTCCTCAGGATTCCGATGGTTCTTACTGGCTGAATCTGGTCGACAGCAGTTCCTTCACACAAGCGACCGGGGTCTATCAGCAAATCGGAACGCACGATGCGGGAGTCACCCGCTATGATGTGACGATGGAGGTCGGCATGCGCAGCGACGCGCCGTTCAATCGAGCCGAGTTGCAGCTTTACTCGGGCAGCGCCACCGGAGCGGACGGCACGCCTCCGTCTTCGCTGGGTGGACTGACCTTGGTGGACAGTGTGCTGCTTTCCCAGCCCGCTGGGAACGCTCCTGTCAGCGCAAGCGTTACGGTGTCTCTCGACGCGGCATCGGTGCCAACGGGCGAGACCCTGTGGCTGGCGCTCGCGTCAACCGACGATGCCAGTTCGGGGGCACAACAGGGCCTGTTTGACGACATCAGTATCCTTGCCTTCAGCCCGACGGTGTATGAAGCGAGCCATTACTACATCGATCCATCCGGTGACGATGGTCATGACGGCAGCGAGTCGGCACCCTTTGCTACCTTGGCCCGTGGTGTCGAGGAAGCCGGGCCTAATGTGACGCTGCACGTGGCTCCCGGCACTTATGCTGAGGCTATTACGATTCCTTCGGGGGGCACGGCGCTACAGCCTTTCACCATCGAAGCGCAGGTTCCCGGCACAGTGGTTGTGGCGGCAACGAGCCCCGCGCTTCTGCAATCGGCCGTGGATGCTTCCGGCTATCTGGCCGAAAATGTGACGGTGCGCGGCATCGTCTTCCGTGATGCGGGGGCACAGACGAACAAAGCGGCGCTCATGCCCGTTGCCGGATGGTCGGTAGAGCAGTGCCGGATCGAAGACTGCGGTGCTGCGATCCGTATCGATGGCGGGCTTGGCCGTGTTTCCGGTATCCGAATCTCCGATACGGTGATCGAGGATTGCCCGTCAGGCGGAATTACCGGGGTGGGGGATCCTGTTTCCGGAGCCAGCGGGCCGACGGGCATTGAGATCCGTAATTCGGTCGTGCGTCGCTGTCACAGCGCCGGCAACCGGCAGGGCAGTGAGGCGGCGGGCATCTTCCTTTCCCGGGCCGTCGGTGCGAAGATCCAAGGCTGTGTGATATACGATAATGCCGGTCCGGGTCTCTGGTTGGCCGATCAATCCGATGGTTATACGATTTCCGGCAACACCATTTTTGCCCAGCACGGGCGTGAGTGGTGGAGTGGTGCCGGGATCCAGATCGAGTATTGCGGAGGTGTCTCAACGATCTCCGATAATTTGCTCTATAGCAACACCGGTCCGGGGGTGGCGCTGTGTGAAAGCAATTCGGTGTCCGTTTCGGGAAACACTATGATCGACAACGGAACGTGCATCACTTTCCGCAATATTTACATATGGAACACGGGCACGACCGGTTTCAGTATCGCCAATGACAACAAGCTTCGCGACATCAGCATCAGCGGGAATCAGTTTGCGCGCTGGCGTCGGGCCGCGATTAATTCCTGGGACCGCAGCTTGATCCGTTTGAGCGATCTGGAATCACGTGAGGTCGTGATTGCCGGCAATACCTACGACCCTTCCGATGCGGGAGACGTCTATTTCAGCCTGCTTGATGATTTGGTGGGGGATCCTTCGGAACTGCCCGCAGTGGTCTTCGCTTCATTGGATGACCTGCAAGGCGGAACCGGCTTCGGACTTGGTGCCTCTGATTCCGTGGTGACTTTGCCCAAGGGGACGCAGCTTTTCGAATCAACTCATACCGGGCTGGACCCTCAGGTGAACGGCGTCGCTGAAACGATTTCCCAGCGCGCGATACTTGGAACTGCCAGTGTGGGGGATACGGTCGTGCTTCCTTTTCAACGGGCGAGTTTGCTGGTTGATGAGGCCGGGACCTACATTGGCTCCCTTTTTGATTTAACGGATCATGTGGCCCTCCGTATCGAAGCACCGAATGCTACGGTGGCCAACGCGCTGAATGCCAGCCTTGTCGAAACGGCGATGACGGCACCGGCCTTTATCAAGGCTCAGGTTTCCGGTCTGACGCCTTACGACACCGTGATCCTCTATGATTCGTCGGCGGGCCATTCCATACGAGACAATCTGGTCACGCCTGTTTTACAGGTGGCAACGGCTTCGGAAGATGGTCCTACATCCGGTGTGGTTGACTTTCAACGTCAGGGGGTGGGGGTGCTTCCATTAACACTGGATTGGAGTCTGGAGGGCGATGCTGTGCCCGGTGTCGATTATGTGGATCCGGGAACCACGCTTGAGCTTGCAGGCGAAACCACAGAGCTTTTGCTGACTGCGATCACGAATGATGCGGTCGATGGCGACCGCGAGGCCGTTTTGGTGCTTCATGACGGCAGTGGCTACTTTGCCGGTAGCCCGTCGAGTGCGATGGTGACGATTGTCGACCGGGCTTTCGAAGTCTGGCGTGGAGATGCCTTCAACTATACAGGATCAGCCCCGGTCGGGGCGGGACCATTGGATAATCCGGATGGCGATGCCTATTCCAATCTCGAAGAATTTGCACTCTGTGGGAACCCCACTGAAGTGGATACGAACTTGGTCCGCATCGGGCAAAGCCCGTCTGGACATCTCACAATCGAATACGACAGTCCGAGCGATACGGGCGGGGTGACGATCACGCCCCAATTAAGCGAGACTTTGCTGGTCGGCAGCTGGTCGACGGATGCTGTGGAGATACTCGGCACGATTGACATGGGAGCTTCCCTTCGGGTGACGGCACAGGATGTTGACCCGATCGTAGCGCATGAACGTCGCTTTCTTCGCGTCTCGATCGCCGAGTAA
- a CDS encoding AraC family transcriptional regulator codes for MVENFTPQHLRLSLHEFASLRNELIWAYDHAPGSLTKVVTRNANSGNWAWFIRTGCLNLIHEDRTIRVNPGQWILLPEGTSQHVFEENTHIISIHYRCQWPSGENLVRTQQGLVFEAKKFPELLKSATKLAKTVSTAVPKSAIYNTYHSQQLDFRSYLRIESLFLEWLGLWSEVVQSEGAEWVKNHTEDERLYKAIRILNKHPLSQKLPEDTLMEETGLSMVHLNRLMLNYSGFTIRKYWENRRLNMAQDALMDTRKSIKEIAYQLEFRSDSLFVNWFKRREGISPGQYREENTTQH; via the coding sequence ATGGTCGAAAATTTCACCCCGCAACATCTACGCCTTTCCCTCCATGAGTTTGCCAGTTTACGCAATGAGCTGATCTGGGCTTACGACCACGCGCCGGGATCCCTCACCAAAGTCGTGACTCGCAATGCAAATAGCGGCAATTGGGCTTGGTTCATTCGGACAGGCTGCTTGAATTTAATCCATGAAGACAGAACGATCCGGGTGAACCCAGGCCAATGGATCCTCCTGCCCGAGGGCACCTCGCAACATGTATTCGAAGAGAATACGCACATCATTTCCATTCACTACCGATGCCAATGGCCTTCAGGCGAAAATCTGGTCCGCACCCAACAAGGACTGGTCTTCGAGGCAAAAAAATTCCCTGAGCTACTGAAATCCGCCACCAAACTGGCAAAAACTGTATCCACCGCAGTCCCGAAATCAGCGATCTATAACACTTACCATTCCCAACAGCTGGACTTTCGAAGCTACCTCAGAATCGAATCACTCTTCCTAGAATGGCTCGGACTCTGGTCAGAGGTCGTCCAAAGTGAAGGAGCCGAATGGGTGAAGAATCACACTGAGGACGAGCGCCTGTATAAGGCCATTCGCATCCTCAACAAACACCCTCTCAGCCAGAAGCTCCCGGAAGACACATTGATGGAGGAAACAGGCTTAAGCATGGTTCATCTGAACCGTTTGATGCTCAATTACAGCGGTTTTACCATAAGGAAGTATTGGGAAAACCGTCGCCTTAACATGGCACAGGACGCGTTAATGGACACCCGTAAGAGCATCAAAGAGATCGCCTATCAGCTGGAGTTTCGCTCCGACTCTTTATTCGTCAACTGGTTCAAACGGCGCGAAGGAATCAGCCCGGGACAATACAGGGAGGAAAATACGACACAGCATTAA
- a CDS encoding sulfatase family protein — translation MNILFLMTDQLRYDCVSYLPGSKVETPNIDRIAQGHAFTRCQTVNPICQPARTALLTGKYPHQIGTLSMSGDLSLDHPTCPQALQKAGYWTAGIGKFHYLQTWHWDRPRGQGVDFTALKKEMQQLGYDHVWETAGKQLALKNYCDYCVYLEEQGLLEAYRDFVQASGLNRNFPDAELAKDGNPWPFDEAHHVDRVTGRKIREAISERPKDKPFYIYGSFCSPHKPFDPPQRLLDQIPYEEEDDFIPGERSLSAEQKKDLWKLRRAYKATIRLIDEEVGMILDQLESEGILEDTLILFSSDHGEMMGDHFRVQKSDYHQGSLNVPFAIRHPKYLNAGYNDSPVELTDVTATILDAAGLAPKEALSKAWPQHNNKVPCRSLLPVLSGESHSIREYAFSECAGDWSSITSSKFKYVRLHTSKDPDQPSEALYDTENDPHEQQDLSADPDYTETLAWHRRRWIHVMEKTPPAQHTWAPLIGS, via the coding sequence ATGAATATACTCTTCCTCATGACCGACCAGCTGCGCTACGACTGCGTCAGCTACCTCCCCGGGAGTAAGGTCGAGACTCCGAATATCGATCGGATTGCGCAAGGTCATGCATTTACACGTTGCCAAACAGTCAACCCGATTTGCCAACCGGCACGCACCGCCCTTCTAACTGGTAAATACCCGCATCAGATCGGCACACTTTCCATGTCTGGCGACTTGAGCCTGGACCATCCGACCTGCCCGCAGGCCCTGCAAAAAGCGGGCTACTGGACCGCCGGCATCGGCAAATTCCACTACCTGCAAACCTGGCATTGGGATCGCCCCCGTGGCCAAGGCGTCGATTTCACGGCCCTCAAAAAGGAGATGCAGCAACTCGGCTACGACCACGTTTGGGAAACAGCCGGCAAGCAGCTGGCCCTCAAAAACTACTGCGATTATTGCGTCTATCTGGAGGAACAAGGTCTACTGGAAGCCTATCGTGATTTCGTTCAAGCCAGTGGATTGAACCGAAACTTTCCCGATGCTGAATTGGCCAAGGACGGCAATCCGTGGCCTTTCGACGAAGCACACCATGTGGATCGGGTGACCGGACGAAAGATTCGCGAGGCGATTTCTGAACGACCAAAGGACAAGCCCTTCTACATCTACGGATCCTTCTGCAGTCCACATAAGCCATTCGATCCGCCGCAGAGGCTGCTCGACCAAATCCCATACGAAGAAGAGGATGATTTCATCCCCGGAGAGCGGTCGTTATCCGCAGAGCAGAAAAAAGATCTCTGGAAACTGCGACGTGCCTACAAAGCGACCATCCGTCTGATTGACGAAGAAGTCGGCATGATTTTGGACCAACTGGAAAGCGAAGGTATTCTTGAGGACACCCTGATACTCTTCAGCTCCGACCACGGCGAAATGATGGGCGATCACTTCCGCGTGCAGAAATCGGACTACCACCAGGGTTCCCTGAATGTGCCCTTCGCCATCCGCCATCCCAAGTATTTAAATGCCGGATACAACGACAGTCCGGTCGAACTGACAGATGTCACAGCCACGATTCTGGATGCAGCCGGGCTCGCCCCGAAAGAGGCGCTCAGCAAAGCTTGGCCGCAACACAACAACAAGGTGCCCTGCCGCTCGCTGCTCCCGGTCTTAAGCGGAGAATCCCATTCCATCCGCGAATACGCCTTTTCCGAATGTGCGGGTGATTGGTCGAGTATCACCAGCTCAAAATTCAAATACGTCCGCTTGCACACAAGTAAGGATCCGGATCAGCCAAGCGAAGCACTCTACGACACGGAAAACGATCCTCACGAACAACAGGACCTTTCAGCCGATCCGGACTATACCGAAACCCTGGCTTGGCACCGCCGCCGGTGGATACATGTCATGGAAAAGACTCCACCAGCCCAACACACATGGGCACCCTTGATCGGAAGTTGA